The Synechococcus sp. WH 8101 sequence TTGCCGGCCGCAAGAGCCGCTGCCGCCACCAACCCATTGAAGGTGATGCCACGACGGGAGGAACAGTTGTAGATCCGATTGGTGGCGGCATCGACAGCCAGCGACCGCACCATGGCCTCGGCCAGATCCTCCACATGGCCCACCTGGGTGATCGTGGTGCCATCGCCGGGAACCGGCACCGGCAGGTCATGGTGGATGCGCGCGAAGAACCAGCGCTCAATCGGGTTGTAATTGCCAGGCCCCACGATGTAAGTGGGGCGGAAGCTGGTGAAAGGAATGCCCTCCGCCTGCAGCCAGGCCTCGGTGTGGGCCTTGCCGACATGGCGACTCGCCGGATCCAGAGCGCTGTCTTCATCGAGAGGCCACTGCTCCGAGGCGGCGTACACACCGGCTGAGCTCACGTAAAGAAAGCGATGGCTGGGACTGCCTGTGTGGTCGAGCACAAGGCGACTGTCGTCCAGCGTGCGACCGGAGCTGTCGATGATCACCTCAAAGCGCCGGCCCTGGAGTTGCTGCAGATCAGAGGCCTTGGTGCGATCACCACAGCAATGCTCCACCCCATCCGGCACCCCCTGACGCCCGCGGGTGAACAGGGTGAGGGCATGGCCCTGCGCCAGCAGAGCTGCCACCAGGGGCCTGCCGACGAAGCGGGTTCCCCCCATCACGAGGATGTTCACAACTCATGCAGCGGTTGAGGCGCCATTGAAGCGCGTGCGGCGTTGCTGCTGAAAGCCAGCAACGCCGGCAAGATGCCTGCGGTCTAGGCACCGAGGCTGCGATGAACGATCTGGCAAGAGCGTCCCTGAAGACCCTCGTGGCCAGTGGGTTGGGCATCGCGGTGATGGAGTGGGCCAATCGCGGGCCGTACCTCTCACTCACATTGATCACAACCGTGTTGTTCATCAGCGAAAACGACACAGCCCCTGTGCGCCGGAGCGTGATCGCTGTCGAAGGTGCCGCGATCGGTGTGGTGGTGGGGATGGCGTGCCACAGCTTCGCGAGCAACTGGCTCACCCTGAGCATCGCCCTGCTGATCACCCATTGCCTCGTCACCCAACTGCGGTTGGAAGCGGGCCGGGGGATGGCCTACCTGGGTTGCTGGTCCATGAGTCTGTTCTGGCAAGCCGACACCCGCTTTCACTGGGCCATGTTGATCAACCTGGTCGTGGCCGCGGCCGTGGGCATCGTGATGGCCCATCTGGCCACACTCGCCTTCTTTCCTCGCCTGCGTCGCGATCGTGCCCAGGCTCTGGATCAACTGATCAGCCAAGCTCTGGAACAACGCACTGAGCAGGTACGGCACTGGCTCCTCAACGGTGGCGAGCGACCTACCGCCGACCGCCTTGATGCCATTCAGACGGCGATCCTCCAGCTCACCCAGCTGGTGCAAACAGCGCCAGCACAGGATCACCGCAGACGACGGCTGCGTTCCCGATGGCGCCAGAACGGCCTGCTCTGGCAACAATGCCTGCGTCATTGGACCCTCTTGGAGCAGCAGCTGCTGCACGGTGAGCCACTGGCGGCGCAACCCTTGCTGATCAGCCTCGAACAGCTCCAGGATCTGGTCGACTCGCTGCGCCTGGGCCAGTGGAGCGAAAGCCTGCGCCGCGGCGAGCGGCTCAACGCCACTCTGCAGAGCCAGAGAACTTCGGAGACGACGGAGGGCAACACCGCCCTCAGCACCCTCACTAGCCGAGCCCAACTGCAGGTGGTGCTCAACCTGCTCACCAGCCGAGCCCAGCTCGGAGCGTCCCTCACCAAAGCCTGAGGGATGGCAGCACCGCAATCCCATCGCATTGCCCTGCGTCTCATCGTTGTGGTGGGTCTTCTGCAGGGCCTGGCCCAGATCAGCGGACTGGCCTTTGGCTATTACGCCTCGTTGGCCTGCCTCAGTGTGATGAGTGGCACCTACGGCAACACCCTGGAATTGGGCCGCCAACGGGTCATCGGCACGGTGCTGGGCGGGGTGATCCTCTTCTTTGCCTTTAAGGGGTTCGTGGGAATTCCCCTGGCGTTGGCGTTGCCTCTGGCCTTGCTGCTGGCCCGCCTTGTGGCCGGGGCGTTCGGGCTCACCGTGGGCTATACCGTGTGTTGCTTCGTGGTGGCCATCGGCTGGCTGAAACACGAAAACGTCTACGACAGCTGGATCAGCCTGCGCATTTTCTGGACCTCTCTGGGGGTGATCGTGAGCCTCCTGGCCCTGCGACTGATCTGGCCCTCACGGGCCCGGATGGAGCAACGCCTCGGCCTGCTCAAGCTGTTGGTGGACCTGGCCAGCACCCTGGAGGCCCACATCCAACGGGAGCAGCAGATCCTGCTCTGCGACGAGGAACAGACGCACAGCACGCTCGTGCGCCACGACAGAAAGGAGTTGCAAGAGCGACTGGACGGCCACCGCCAGACCCTGCTGCAACTGCGCAGCAGCCGGCCCGCCGCCATGCGGGAACTCGGTGCCAGAGCCGCCGATCACCCGGTCGCCAGGATGTGGGTGCTGCTCGATGGAGCCGCCTTCACCCTGATCCTGGCGATGGCGGAACTGAGTCGGTTGCCGGTGATCCCCATGGGATTGTCGGCGCTGCAGGCAGCGGCGGAGGAACGTCGGCAGCGGGCCGAGGCGATCGTGGCCCGACTGAGGCTTTGGGAATCCAGCCTCGGCAGATCCATGGTGCTACCGCCTGCTCCGGCCGACACCTGGAGCCTCCGTGGCCTATCAGCGCCCCATCGTCAAAACCTGGAGCAGGCATTCCAGACCCTCACGGAACAGGAACGGAGCGGACTGGCCAGCCGCCTGTTCCAGATCGATCGGATCGACCAGATGCTGCGGGAGGTGGAGGTGAGCTGGGGCCAGATCATCCAACCTCGCCAGGCCCCCTTGATCGAGTCGATCGGCGCCCCTGACCGATGAAAGCCGAGGATGGACGGCTGCAGAGTGCTGGCTGTCATGGAGATCATTCCCGCCATCGACCTCCTGGGTGGGGCCTGTGTGCGCCTGCACCAGGGGGATTACAACCAGGTGACTCGGTTCAGCGATGATCCGGTCGCACAGGCGATGAGCTGGCAGAACCAGGGAGCCCGCCGTCTCCATCTGGTGGACCTGGATGGCGCCAAAAGCGGCGAGCCCGTGAACGACAGCGCCGTGCGCGCGATCACGGCCGCTCTCTCCATCCCCGTGCAACTCGGTGGTGGCGTCCGCACCATTGAACGCGCCGAAGCGTTGCTGGCCTGCGGCCTTGACCGGGTGATTCTGGGCACCGCAGCGCTGGAGAACCCCGAGCTGGTGAAGACGCTGGCGTCACGCCATCCCGGCCGGATCGTGGTGGGCATCGATGCGCGCGATGGAAAGGTGGCGACGCGCGGCTGGTTGGAGACCAGCAACACGGAGGCCACGGGGCTGGCTGCAGCGCTGAGCAGCACCGGCATCGCCGCAATCATCAGCACCGACATCGCCACCGACGGCACCCTGCAGGGCCCGAATCTGGCGGCGCTCCGGTCCATGGCCGCAGCGAGTGCGGTGCCGGTGATCGCCTCCGGCGGCGTGGGCTGCATGGCCGATCTGCTGGCCCTGCTGGCCCTCGAACCCATGGGCATCTGCGGTGTGGTCGTGGGTCGGGCGCTCTATGACGGTCGCATCGACCTGGCAGAGGCAATCAAAGCCCTGGCCACGGAGCGGTTGCAGGACCCGCCGACAGGAACGGTGCGCAGCTGTTGATCGGCGGAAAGCATGCGCTTGCCTTGCGCTTTAAGGTGAAGTCATTCCTGATTCGCCTGTGAGCGGAGCGTCTGCCTCCATCGACCCGCAAGGGAAGCGCGCCATCGAAGGCGGCGTGCAGATCGCCTTTGAGCGTTGCCGGGAACTTGGGATGCGTCTGAGTCGGCAACGACGCATGGTGCTCGATCTGCTCTGGAGTGAGGCCAGCCATCTCAGCGCCCGAGACATTTTTGAAAAGCTCAATGCCCGCGGACGCCACATCGGCCACACGTCCGTGTACCAAAACCTCGAAGCGCTGCAGAGCGCCGGTGTGATCGAGTGTCTCGATCGGGCTAACGGCCGTCTCTACGGCTACCGCAGCGATCCCCACAGCCATCTGACCTGTCTGGATTCCGGCCAGATCGAGGATCTGGACATCGAACTTCCCGAAGACCTACTGCGTTCGATTGAAGAGCGCACCGGCTATCGCATCGAGTCGTACACCCTGCAATTGAACGGCCGTCCTGTGGCTGAACCCGACTGATCCACCGTTGCACTCTGGAGCGGAAGCGCTGCCCTCGTTACGTTGTCGGCAACCATGAGCCTCCGGGGATGCCGTTGTGAGCAGCGCGAACACCGAACTCCTCCTGCTCGCCCCTGAACTGCTCGGCGAATCCCTGGCCCTCCAGCTCAGCCAGCGCTTCTCCGATCTTGAGATCAGGCTCAAGGCCGAGGCTCTCAGTGGATGTCCCTGCCTGGTGATCTGGTCGATCGAGCCAGCAAGCACCCTCGACACCATCCGCCGGGAGCTTCGCCATCTGCAGGAGCGTTGGCAGCCCGCCGCTCTGCTGCTGCTGCTTCCGGCCCATCTGCAGCTGAGCTCAAGCGATCTGCTGACCCTGGATTGCCCCGGTCTGTTGCAGGACCCGGATGTGCAGACCCTGGCGGAGGCGATCACCACCCTTCGCGGAGGGGGACGGGTGGTGCGACTACGGCAGGAGCGCGCGGCGGCTGAAGCCACGACGCCCGACTCGACCATGGGGCTGGGGCAATGGCTGCTGGTGAGCGGTCTGCAACAAATCAGCCAAGATCTTCAGGTGATCGAAGCGCTGCTGACTCCCCCGCCGGAGCACCTGCTGCTGCGCCTTTTGCTGGAGGGCCGTCAGCGGGAACTGCGCAGTGCCCGTGATCTTTTGCTCTGGCTCTGGGGGCCCCTGGAGGTGGGCCTGGCCGATGCCGTGCCGCTTCGCCGCTCTAGCGATCGGCCTGCCCACTCCCGTGATGAAGCGACGGAGGACACCATGGCGATCACCCTGCGTGAGCGCCACGCCACCGCGGTGTGGGCCGCCATTCAGGAGCGGCTCAATGGCGCCGTGAGCGCGGGGCTGGGCAACGCCACCGGCAGCCTGCTGGCGATCGAAGGGCTCCATCCGGAACGGCGTCGAGACCTGCTGCTGGCACTTCTCCAGCAACTCGACCGGGTGATGGCACGACTGCGAAGCGAGGGCAACCTCGAGGGAACCCTGCAGGACAACTGGCATGCCCTGCAACCGGAACTGCGACGCCAGGCCCTGCAGGCCATGGCTGGCAGCTACGTGCGACTGCCCCAGGGCGAGAGTCTCCAGCCCGTGGCCGCCTCCCTCCTCGCCCAGGCTGATTTCGATCAGGGGGATGACGAGCTACCCGATCCCCGCCGCATGCTTGAACCTCTCCTGCTCGACCAGCCGGTGCTGGTGGACGGCCAGCTGTTGCCAGCGGATCATCCCCGGGCCCTGCTGCAGCTGGAGACCCTGGTGAGCAACTGGCTGGTGCGCACCGCCGAACTGATCAGCGCCGAACTGATCAGCGCCTGCAGCGCCTGGCCGGAACTGCGTCGCTACCTGCTCGATCAGCGCCTGATCTCCACCCGGGAGCTCGAGCGACTGCGCAACCAACTCAACAATCAAAACCGCTGGCAAGACTGGATTCAGCGACCGATTCGCCTCTACGAAAGCCGTCGGTTGCTGTATCGGCTCAAGGCCGGTCGCATCGAACCGCTGTTGCTCACCGAGCCCCGCGATGTTGAGTTGCAACAACTCGGTTGGTGGCAACAACAGGTGGCTCTGGTGCTCGAAGCCCGTGATGCCCTGGCCCCGCAGATTCAGGCCTTGGTGCGCACGATCGGAGATCTGATGGTCGTGGTGCTGACTCAGGTGGTGGGACGGGCCATCGGACTGATCGGTCGGGGCATCGCCCAGGGCATGGGACGGAGCCTGAGCAGCCGGCCAGCCGGCCGTGGCTGAGCCGGAGCGTCAGAATGCCGCCTGCTCCGGAGATCGGATGGCCCGCCTGCTGCAAGCGCTGCTTAGTGTCTGTCTCGCCTTTCTGCTGATCGTGCCGCCAGCCCAAGCGGGCCGCGACGACGACGCTTACGACGGCAACATCTTTGCCCTCTATGCCGGCAACGGCTCCCTGGTGCCACCCGCCACCAGCCTCGACGACGCCCTGGCCGCGGGTCGCACGAGTGTGCTCGTCTTCTATCTCGATGACAGCCGCACGAGCAAAGCCTTTGCCCCCTCCGTCTCCGAACTGCAACGGCTCTGGACCCGAAACATCGATCTGATGCCCCTCACCACCGACGCCCTTCAGGATCGCGTCGATCAGGGCCCGACCGACCCGGCCCATTACTGGGGCGGACACATCCCGCAAGTGGTGGTCATCGATGGTGCGGGCTCCGTGCTCCTCGACGCCACGGGGCAGGTGCCCCTCGACCGGATCAACGCGGCCATCAGCAAGGCGACGGGATTGCCGGCCCCGGAAGGGAGCAGCACCAGCCTCAGTTTCAATGAGCTGAACACCGAGATCCAGACCCGCTGACTGTCAGGGGCCTGATCGGTCCAGCGAAAGCGCTTACGCTGCGCGGCTGAACATTCGGTCGGATGACCGCTGGGGCATGGCCGCGTTGATGCTGGTTCTTCTGATCCTCGGGCTGGCGGTGGCCTGGCTCGAAGCACGGCATCGCCTTCGCCCCGCTTCGCCACTCCGCCTCACCCCCCTCGACTGGCAGGTCCAGGCAATCGATCAGGGCCTCCTGATCAGCGGCTGGCTTGACATCCACAACCCCCATCCCCGCATGGAGGTGATGGTGCCCGAGCTCACGATCCAGCCTGTGCTGCTCGGTCAGCAGGACCTCAGCGACCTGCAAACCCAGACCCGGGTCACCCCCCATCACCCCGATGAGGACGCCCGACCCGATGGGTACTGGGCCGCTTACATCGTCAAGGGACGCAAAACCACTCGGGTTGAGGTGGAGATCCGGATCAGCGACCCCGCCGCGTCGTCCCTGGCGGGGCGCGTCGACACGCTCTGGGCCGAGGTGCAGTGGGTGAACTATGGCCCCTTCGGACGCCTGCAACGCCGCCAGGGCGTGGTGGTGCCCGTGCGCCGCCCAGAGGTGCTGGAGCCGGATCAGGTCGTGTTCCGCAAGGGCGAGGGTTGCACCGTGCTGCCCATCCGAACCCATCTGCTCGGCCCACTCGATGACACGATCGAGGTGCTGCGGACCTACGCCGGCCACCTGGTGCAACCGGGTGATGTTCTCACCATCGGAGAAACCCCGGTGGCCGTGATCCAGGGTCGCTACCAGCACCCCTCGATGGTGGAACCCGGCTGGCTGGCCCGCCTGCTCTGCCGCGTGTTTCATCCCACCAGCAGCCTCGCCACCGCTTGCGGGTTGCAGA is a genomic window containing:
- a CDS encoding NAD-dependent epimerase/dehydratase family protein — protein: MNILVMGGTRFVGRPLVAALLAQGHALTLFTRGRQGVPDGVEHCCGDRTKASDLQQLQGRRFEVIIDSSGRTLDDSRLVLDHTGSPSHRFLYVSSAGVYAASEQWPLDEDSALDPASRHVGKAHTEAWLQAEGIPFTSFRPTYIVGPGNYNPIERWFFARIHHDLPVPVPGDGTTITQVGHVEDLAEAMVRSLAVDAATNRIYNCSSRRGITFNGLVAAAALAAGKEPQSVDVRFFDPSGLDPKARKAFPLRISHFLTDITRVERELAWSPRFDAASAFHDSYVRDFHRDPGPAPDLSADQTLIGAA
- a CDS encoding FUSC family protein, with protein sequence MAAPQSHRIALRLIVVVGLLQGLAQISGLAFGYYASLACLSVMSGTYGNTLELGRQRVIGTVLGGVILFFAFKGFVGIPLALALPLALLLARLVAGAFGLTVGYTVCCFVVAIGWLKHENVYDSWISLRIFWTSLGVIVSLLALRLIWPSRARMEQRLGLLKLLVDLASTLEAHIQREQQILLCDEEQTHSTLVRHDRKELQERLDGHRQTLLQLRSSRPAAMRELGARAADHPVARMWVLLDGAAFTLILAMAELSRLPVIPMGLSALQAAAEERRQRAEAIVARLRLWESSLGRSMVLPPAPADTWSLRGLSAPHRQNLEQAFQTLTEQERSGLASRLFQIDRIDQMLREVEVSWGQIIQPRQAPLIESIGAPDR
- the hisA gene encoding 1-(5-phosphoribosyl)-5-[(5-phosphoribosylamino)methylideneamino]imidazole-4-carboxamide isomerase codes for the protein MEIIPAIDLLGGACVRLHQGDYNQVTRFSDDPVAQAMSWQNQGARRLHLVDLDGAKSGEPVNDSAVRAITAALSIPVQLGGGVRTIERAEALLACGLDRVILGTAALENPELVKTLASRHPGRIVVGIDARDGKVATRGWLETSNTEATGLAAALSSTGIAAIISTDIATDGTLQGPNLAALRSMAAASAVPVIASGGVGCMADLLALLALEPMGICGVVVGRALYDGRIDLAEAIKALATERLQDPPTGTVRSC
- a CDS encoding Fur family transcriptional regulator; the protein is MRLSRQRRMVLDLLWSEASHLSARDIFEKLNARGRHIGHTSVYQNLEALQSAGVIECLDRANGRLYGYRSDPHSHLTCLDSGQIEDLDIELPEDLLRSIEERTGYRIESYTLQLNGRPVAEPD
- a CDS encoding DUF3685 domain-containing protein is translated as MSSANTELLLLAPELLGESLALQLSQRFSDLEIRLKAEALSGCPCLVIWSIEPASTLDTIRRELRHLQERWQPAALLLLLPAHLQLSSSDLLTLDCPGLLQDPDVQTLAEAITTLRGGGRVVRLRQERAAAEATTPDSTMGLGQWLLVSGLQQISQDLQVIEALLTPPPEHLLLRLLLEGRQRELRSARDLLLWLWGPLEVGLADAVPLRRSSDRPAHSRDEATEDTMAITLRERHATAVWAAIQERLNGAVSAGLGNATGSLLAIEGLHPERRRDLLLALLQQLDRVMARLRSEGNLEGTLQDNWHALQPELRRQALQAMAGSYVRLPQGESLQPVAASLLAQADFDQGDDELPDPRRMLEPLLLDQPVLVDGQLLPADHPRALLQLETLVSNWLVRTAELISAELISACSAWPELRRYLLDQRLISTRELERLRNQLNNQNRWQDWIQRPIRLYESRRLLYRLKAGRIEPLLLTEPRDVELQQLGWWQQQVALVLEARDALAPQIQALVRTIGDLMVVVLTQVVGRAIGLIGRGIAQGMGRSLSSRPAGRG
- a CDS encoding thylakoid membrane photosystem I accumulation factor; its protein translation is MARLLQALLSVCLAFLLIVPPAQAGRDDDAYDGNIFALYAGNGSLVPPATSLDDALAAGRTSVLVFYLDDSRTSKAFAPSVSELQRLWTRNIDLMPLTTDALQDRVDQGPTDPAHYWGGHIPQVVVIDGAGSVLLDATGQVPLDRINAAISKATGLPAPEGSSTSLSFNELNTEIQTR
- a CDS encoding F420-0:Gamma-glutamyl ligase, giving the protein MAALMLVLLILGLAVAWLEARHRLRPASPLRLTPLDWQVQAIDQGLLISGWLDIHNPHPRMEVMVPELTIQPVLLGQQDLSDLQTQTRVTPHHPDEDARPDGYWAAYIVKGRKTTRVEVEIRISDPAASSLAGRVDTLWAEVQWVNYGPFGRLQRRQGVVVPVRRPEVLEPDQVVFRKGEGCTVLPIRTHLLGPLDDTIEVLRTYAGHLVQPGDVLTIGETPVAVIQGRYQHPSMVEPGWLARLLCRVFHPTSSLATACGLQTLIDQVGPTRVLVAWGLGLALKLVGSPGGFYRLAGDQARLIDDITGTTPPYDQTIVLGPEAPEALCQAAASALGVDVAIVDVNDLGRVKVLASNQHCDHTLLHRALRPNPAGNANERTPLVLVRPA